A genomic stretch from Carassius auratus strain Wakin unplaced genomic scaffold, ASM336829v1 scaf_tig00215416, whole genome shotgun sequence includes:
- the LOC113094667 gene encoding NF-kappa-B essential modulator-like isoform X1: protein MVQPQPSGGCTLQWELTGEETVGAEGQGSLLANSQGSMRVPPELAGNEVVNRLIADNHQLREALKRSNDALKERCEEMEGWQRKSREEREFLSCRFREARTLVQRLAQENQSLLGQLNHSISQMTGNQSQDQELKCTNAEKTVLMDSPEVLNEAILTDRAEGDADRHTMPQSLPAEGSNEFLKLLKSHKEKLEEGMRALRRRNEELEKERTENEKERENLLTTVEQLRSKLTQNVGVTEESVQQTCALTVPAESSHLAKLTEQLQATQGRYRELQEKLDCLQKNSVQRDRTEALLKQKEKDFIQLTKDSEALRAQVTSLLGELNERQNWLEKSEAERRILEDKLGKKTERLQILERELEQQKKQQSVTVDNLLLQTQNLETALKNERLVIVEERRKLAQLQHAYTCLFQDYDKKLKSEKQANLRGGEADTLANRLAEAEKALALKQDLIDKLKEETEQLRATLETIPVLNAQAEIYKMDFLAEREAREKLNQKKEELHEELSKALVELDRLKQEGTSRARIEEMQQRHLEDYRPRPHPPPPTAPFAGAAMFNPAQLPSARRRDDDQDELPDYRCPKCMYKAPDMDTLQIHVMDCIQ, encoded by the exons ATGGTCCAACCGCAGCCGTCAGGTGGCTGCACACTGCAGTGGGAGCTGACTGGAGAGGAGACTGTAGGTGCAGAGGGTCAAGGGTCACTGTTGGCCAATTCACAGGGGTCTATGAGGGTCCCTCCTGAATTAGCGGGAAATGAAGTGGTTAATCGACTCATAGCAGATAATCATCAGCTACGAG AGGCGCTGAAGCGAAGCAATGATGCCCTCAAAGAGAGATGTGAAGAGATGGAGGGGTGGCAGAGGAAGTCGAGAGAGGAGCGCGAGTTCCTGAGCTGTAGATTTCGTGAAGCCAGAACTTTAGTGCAGCGACTGGCACAGGAAAACCAGAGCTTGTTGGGACAGCTCAACCACAGCATTAGTCAAATGACTGGAAATCAAAGCCAGGACCAAGAGCTGAAGTGCACCAATGCAGAGAAGACGGTCCTCATGGACTCACCAGAA GTATTAAATGAAGCTATACTGACAGACCGAGCTGAAGGAGATGCTGACAGACACACAATGCCTCAAAGTTTG CCTGCTGAGGGCTCTAATGAATTTCTGAAATTGCTGAAAAGCCACAAAGAGAAGCTGGAGGAAGGGATGAGGGCACTGAGGAGGAGGAATGAGGAGCTGGAGAAGGAGAGGACcgagaatgagaaagagagagaaaatctcCTCACCACTGTGGAGCAGTTACGCTCCAAACTCACTCAG aaTGTAGGTGTTACTGAAGAGTCAGTTCAGCAGACATGTGCTCTCACCGTTCCTGCAGAAAG CTCTCACTTGGCTAAACTAACTGAGCAGCTTCAGGCTACACAAGGCAG GTACAGGGAGCTCCAGGAGAAGCTGGACTGCCTTCAGAAGAACTCTGTGCAGAGAGACAGAACCGAGGCTCTACTCAAACAGAAAGAGAAGGACTTTATTCAG CTGACAAAGGATAGTGAAGCTCTGAGAGCTCAGGTCACGTCCCTACTCGGAGAGTTGAATGAACGACAAAACTGGCTGGAGAAAAGTGAAGCAGAGAGAAGAATTTTAGAGGATAA GTTGGGCAAGAAGACCGAACGCCTGCAGATTTTAGAGAGAGAGCTGGAGCAACAGAAGAAGCAGCAAAGTGTGACAGTGGACAATCTTTTACTGCAGACACAGAACCTAGAAACAGCACTGAAGAACGAGAGGCTAGTCATAGTGGAGGAGAG GAGGAAGCTGGCCCAACTCCAGCATGCGTACACATGTCTTTTTCAGGATTACGATAAAAAGCTTAAAAGTGAAAAGCAAGCCAATCTGAGG GGTGGAGAGGCGGACACGCTAGCTAACAGATTAGCAGAGGCTGAAAAAGCTCTGGCCTTGAAACAGGATCTCATTGATAAACTCAAGGAGGAAACCGAGCAGCTGAGAGCTACATTAGAGACTATACCAGTGCTGAACGCTCAG gCAGAGATCTATAAGATGGACTTCCTGGCTGAGAGGGAAGCCAGAGAGAAACTCAATCAAAAGAAGGAAGAGTTGCATGAGGAGCTAAGTAAGGCATTAGTTGAGCTAGACAGACTCAAGCAAGAAGGAACTTCACG AGCTCGCATTGAGGAGATGCAACAGAGACACTTGGAGGATTACAGGCCTCGTCCACACCCGCCTCCTCCAACTG CACCTTTCGCAGGAGCAGCCATGTTCAACCCAGCACAACTTCCATCTGCACGCAGAAGAGATGATGATCAAGACGAGCTGCCTGATTACCGCTGTCCCAAATGTATGTACAAGGCACCAGACATGGACACTCTGCAGATTCACGTCATGGACTGTATCCAGTGA
- the LOC113094667 gene encoding NF-kappa-B essential modulator-like isoform X2, whose translation MVQPQPSGGCTLQWELTGEETVGAEGQGSLLANSQGSMRVPPELAGNEVVNRLIADNHQLREALKRSNDALKERCEEMEGWQRKSREEREFLSCRFREARTLVQRLAQENQSLLGQLNHSISQMTGNQSQDQELKCTNAEKTVLMDSPEVLNEAILTDRAEGDADRHTMPQSLPAEGSNEFLKLLKSHKEKLEEGMRALRRRNEELEKERTENEKERENLLTTVEQLRSKLTQNVGVTEESVQQTCALTVPAERYRELQEKLDCLQKNSVQRDRTEALLKQKEKDFIQLTKDSEALRAQVTSLLGELNERQNWLEKSEAERRILEDKLGKKTERLQILERELEQQKKQQSVTVDNLLLQTQNLETALKNERLVIVEERRKLAQLQHAYTCLFQDYDKKLKSEKQANLRGGEADTLANRLAEAEKALALKQDLIDKLKEETEQLRATLETIPVLNAQAEIYKMDFLAEREAREKLNQKKEELHEELSKALVELDRLKQEGTSRARIEEMQQRHLEDYRPRPHPPPPTAPFAGAAMFNPAQLPSARRRDDDQDELPDYRCPKCMYKAPDMDTLQIHVMDCIQ comes from the exons ATGGTCCAACCGCAGCCGTCAGGTGGCTGCACACTGCAGTGGGAGCTGACTGGAGAGGAGACTGTAGGTGCAGAGGGTCAAGGGTCACTGTTGGCCAATTCACAGGGGTCTATGAGGGTCCCTCCTGAATTAGCGGGAAATGAAGTGGTTAATCGACTCATAGCAGATAATCATCAGCTACGAG AGGCGCTGAAGCGAAGCAATGATGCCCTCAAAGAGAGATGTGAAGAGATGGAGGGGTGGCAGAGGAAGTCGAGAGAGGAGCGCGAGTTCCTGAGCTGTAGATTTCGTGAAGCCAGAACTTTAGTGCAGCGACTGGCACAGGAAAACCAGAGCTTGTTGGGACAGCTCAACCACAGCATTAGTCAAATGACTGGAAATCAAAGCCAGGACCAAGAGCTGAAGTGCACCAATGCAGAGAAGACGGTCCTCATGGACTCACCAGAA GTATTAAATGAAGCTATACTGACAGACCGAGCTGAAGGAGATGCTGACAGACACACAATGCCTCAAAGTTTG CCTGCTGAGGGCTCTAATGAATTTCTGAAATTGCTGAAAAGCCACAAAGAGAAGCTGGAGGAAGGGATGAGGGCACTGAGGAGGAGGAATGAGGAGCTGGAGAAGGAGAGGACcgagaatgagaaagagagagaaaatctcCTCACCACTGTGGAGCAGTTACGCTCCAAACTCACTCAG aaTGTAGGTGTTACTGAAGAGTCAGTTCAGCAGACATGTGCTCTCACCGTTCCTGCAGAAAG GTACAGGGAGCTCCAGGAGAAGCTGGACTGCCTTCAGAAGAACTCTGTGCAGAGAGACAGAACCGAGGCTCTACTCAAACAGAAAGAGAAGGACTTTATTCAG CTGACAAAGGATAGTGAAGCTCTGAGAGCTCAGGTCACGTCCCTACTCGGAGAGTTGAATGAACGACAAAACTGGCTGGAGAAAAGTGAAGCAGAGAGAAGAATTTTAGAGGATAA GTTGGGCAAGAAGACCGAACGCCTGCAGATTTTAGAGAGAGAGCTGGAGCAACAGAAGAAGCAGCAAAGTGTGACAGTGGACAATCTTTTACTGCAGACACAGAACCTAGAAACAGCACTGAAGAACGAGAGGCTAGTCATAGTGGAGGAGAG GAGGAAGCTGGCCCAACTCCAGCATGCGTACACATGTCTTTTTCAGGATTACGATAAAAAGCTTAAAAGTGAAAAGCAAGCCAATCTGAGG GGTGGAGAGGCGGACACGCTAGCTAACAGATTAGCAGAGGCTGAAAAAGCTCTGGCCTTGAAACAGGATCTCATTGATAAACTCAAGGAGGAAACCGAGCAGCTGAGAGCTACATTAGAGACTATACCAGTGCTGAACGCTCAG gCAGAGATCTATAAGATGGACTTCCTGGCTGAGAGGGAAGCCAGAGAGAAACTCAATCAAAAGAAGGAAGAGTTGCATGAGGAGCTAAGTAAGGCATTAGTTGAGCTAGACAGACTCAAGCAAGAAGGAACTTCACG AGCTCGCATTGAGGAGATGCAACAGAGACACTTGGAGGATTACAGGCCTCGTCCACACCCGCCTCCTCCAACTG CACCTTTCGCAGGAGCAGCCATGTTCAACCCAGCACAACTTCCATCTGCACGCAGAAGAGATGATGATCAAGACGAGCTGCCTGATTACCGCTGTCCCAAATGTATGTACAAGGCACCAGACATGGACACTCTGCAGATTCACGTCATGGACTGTATCCAGTGA
- the LOC113094670 gene encoding translocon-associated protein subunit delta-like — MMRVITAILALCLSLCAAETCTEPVISPSSYTTTDALISSETVFIVELSLVCSNGAQSVALYADVHGKQFPVTRGQDVGKYQVSWSVPHKQASSGTYQVKFFDEESYSTLRKAQRNNEDVDAIKPLFSVNVDHRGAWSGPWVSTEVLAAVIGILVYYLAYSTKSAIQA; from the exons ATGATGCGAGTTATAACAGCTATTTTGGCTCTTTGTCTGAGCCTTTGTGCAG CTGAGACTTGCACAGAGCCAGTCATTTCTCCGTCTTCATACACGACGACAGACGCGCTCATCTCCTCCGAGACCGTCTTCATCGTCGAGCTAAGTCTGGTCTGCTCAAACGGAGCTCAG AGTGTTGCTCTGTATGCTGACGTCCATGGCAAGCAGTTTCCTGTGACCAGAGGCCAAGATGTTGGCAAATACCAG GTCTCCTGGAGTGTTCCTCATAAGCAGGCCAGCTCAGGCACATATCAAGTCAAATTCTTTGACGAGGAGTCTTACAGTACTCTAAGAAAG GCTCAGAGAAACAATGAAGATGTTGATGCCATCAAGCCTTTGTTCTCGGTCAATGTGGATCACAGG GGTGCATGGAGTGGTCCCTGGGTGTCCACAGAGGTCTTGGCAGCTGTGATTGGCATTTTGGTCTACTACCTGGCTTACAGCACTAAAAGTGCAATCCAGGCTTGA